One window of Anaerolineales bacterium genomic DNA carries:
- a CDS encoding DUF951 domain-containing protein has product MLPNLQMNDHLRLRKPHPCGSYEWTVVRLGADIGLECKGCRHRVMLTRRELSKRMKANLSQQEREKNRDPNVSGDF; this is encoded by the coding sequence ATGCTTCCAAACCTGCAAATGAACGATCACCTGCGATTGCGAAAACCCCATCCATGCGGCTCCTACGAATGGACCGTGGTGCGGCTCGGCGCGGATATCGGTCTGGAATGCAAAGGCTGCCGGCATCGCGTCATGCTCACCCGCCGCGAACTGTCGAAACGGATGAAGGCGAACCTTTCGCAACAGGAACGGGAAAAGAATCGCGACCCCAATGTTTCCGGGGATTTTTAG